Proteins encoded in a region of the Misgurnus anguillicaudatus chromosome 9, ASM2758022v2, whole genome shotgun sequence genome:
- the havcr1 gene encoding hepatitis A virus cellular receptor 1: MTDLHSCFFASLLIFHLSISKCDILVQYFEGDNATLACKYNSKYHGKCEICWMKGNIPITGCGDEIIGSDGDKVVRRKSDRYQMTGDIEHGDVSLTIINIRKKDSGKYGCRIHVPGLFNDEKNYVNLIVKDAPIQTTQKTASTPSSTSERETTESIYTPVPTTQETVAVTTIPGQITTETHSTYLTTDTTQESTSVLSSSGFPESTTTGLWPFNTTYDNYIDESSSMDKKESVNTTAIIVPVLLLLLALIGIALVLLWKCRVYLVNSQILKS, from the exons ATGACAGATCTTCACAGCTGCTTCTTTGCATCCTTGCTTATCTTTCATCTGTCAA ttaGTAAATGTGACATCTTAGTACAGTACTTTGAAGGTGATAATGCGACTTTGGCATGCAAGTACAACAGTAAATATCATGGAAAATGTGAAATATGCTGGATGAAAGGAAATATTCCCATTACGGGATGCGGTGATGAAATTATTGGAAGTGACGGTGATAAAGTGGTGAGGAGAAAGTCGGACAGATATCAGATGACAGGAGACATTGAGCATGGAGATGTGTCGCTAACAATCATTAACATACGGAAAAAAGACTCTGGCAAGTATGGATGTCGCATACATGTTCCTGGATTGTTTAATGATGAGAAGAATTACGTCAACTTGATTGTTAAAGACG CACCTATACAAACAACACAGAAAACTGCCTCCACGCCCAGCAGCACGTCTGAACGTGAAACCACAGAGAGTATATACA CACCTGTGCCGACCACACAAGAAACTGTGGCGGTAACCACTATTCCAGGCCAAATAACCACTGAAACACACAGCACTTACCTGACAACAG ACACAACACAAGAGAGTACTTCAGTCTTAAGCTCTTCAGGTTTTCCAGAGAGCACCACTACTGGACTGTGGCCCTTTAACACAACATATG ACAACTATATTGATGAGTCATCCTCTATGGATAAAAAAGAGAGT gtgaaCACAACAGCAATTATTGTGCCTGTTCTCCTGTTACTGTTGGCTTTAATAGGCATTGCCCTCGTTCTATTATGGAAGTGCAGGGTGTATTTGGTAAATTCACAAATTTTAAAGTCTTAA
- the havcr2 gene encoding hepatitis A virus cellular receptor 1 homolog — translation MVVFLFIISSILGGDCSESSKLVVGQVGDDVTLPCIYDIDTHGIVDICWGRHQSLFTCESTLISTEGSKVTYRESRRFGLTSGLNRGDVSLTIKGAWLEDTGLYVCRIQIPGLFNDVSHNVYLHITNRPDVLGRGVTKLFPTIAKQEKQVYYASDQTTFVTEKYIRTETTTAEDTEVYVGKAIAVGHKEETIETFVINTIRLGAIVFIPGLIIAFLIRLWRYRKQQQQQGN, via the exons ATGGTTGTTTTTCTATTCATTATCTCAAGCATTCTTGGTGGAG acTGCAGTGAATCCTCAAAATTGGTGGTTGGACAGGTTGGGGATGACGTTACTCTTCCATGTATATATGATATTGACACACACGGTATAGTGGACATTTGTTGGGGGAGACATCAGTCATTGTTCACCTGTGAAAGCACTCTCATCTCCACTGAAGGTTCAAAAGTAACTTACAGAGAGTCACGTAGATTCGGCTTGACCAGTGGACTCAATCGAGGTGATGTTTCTCTCACTATTAAGGGCGCCTGGTTAGAAGACACTGGGCTGTATGTGTGCCGTATCCAGATCCCTggactttttaatgatgttAGTCACAACGTTTATCTACACATCACAAACA GACCGGATGTCTTAGGAAGAGGAGTCACAAAATTGTTTCCTACAATAGCAAAGCAAGAAAAACAAG TCTACTATGCATCAGACCAAACCACATTCGTTACTGAAAAATATATCAGAACAGAAACAACAACTGCAG AGGATACTGAGGTCTACGTAGGCAAAGCCATTGCAGTGGGCCACAAAGAg gAAACAATAGAAACATTTGTCATAAATACTATAAGACTGGGGGCTATTGTCTTCATTCCTGGTTTAATCATTGCATTTCTGATTA GACTGTGGCGCTATAGaaaacagcagcagcagcagggGAATTAA